In Drosophila simulans strain w501 chromosome 3R, Prin_Dsim_3.1, whole genome shotgun sequence, a single window of DNA contains:
- the LOC6728559 gene encoding zinc transporter 7: MIPLSHKDRSSLGYRVREKLNSWKRLIFSDRNSRNLFLFLLLNLSFAFVELFYGIVTNSLGLISDSFHMFFDCTGLLAGLAASVITKWKANDKFSYGYVRAEVLAGFVNSLFLLFIAFFILSEGVERLIEPPEVKHERLFVVSVLGLLVNLVGIYAFNHGGHGHSHGGHGHSHGGGHGHGHSHGHTDAGNHNHQAITLDNGHGHSHDHDSHGHSHGDMSGSNSQIMRGVFLHILADTLGSVGVIISAVLMHMFGWMIADPICSIFIALLIALSVLSLIKESIMILMQRQPADLDRSLPQCYQKVTGLAGVYAVQEPHFWTLCSDVYVGALKLEVSKNVDPKYVVTHTRMIFEAVGVKQIYIQLDYV, from the exons ATGATACCGCTTTCGCACAAGGACCGGAGCAGCCTGGGCTACCGGGTCCGGGAGAAGCTCAACAGCTGGAAGCGACTCATCTTCTCCGACCGCAACTCCCGGAATCTGTTCCTCTTTCTGCTGCTTAACCTGAGCTTCGCCTTCGTGGAGCTCTTTTACGGCATTGTGACGAACAGTTTGG GCCTGATCTCCGACTCATTCCACATGTTCTTCGACTGCACTGGCCTCTTGGCGGGACTGGCCGCTTCGGTTATCACTAAGTGGAAGGCCAACGACAAGTTCTCCTACGGCTATGTGCGCGCCGAGGTGCTGGCCGGCTTTGTGAATAGCCTGTTCCTGCTGTTCATCGCCTTCTTCATTCTCTCGGAGGGCGTGGAGCGACTTATTGAACCGCCGGAGGTCAAGCACGAGCGTCTGTTTGTCGTCTCCGTGCTGGGACTGCTGGTGAACCTGGTGGGCATATATGCCTTCAATCACGGCGGGCATGGACACTCGCACGGTGGACACGGACACTCCCACGGTGGTGGCCACGGGCACGGGCACTCGCACGGCCACACGGACGCCGGCAATCACAATCACCAGGCCATCACCTTGGACAATG GCCATGGACACTCGCACGATCACGACAGCCATGGACACTCGCACGGCGACATGTCGGGCAGCAACTCGCAGATCATGCGCGGCGTCTTCCTGCACATCCTGGCGGACACTTTGGGTTCGGTGGGCGTGATCATCTCGGCGGTGCTGATGCACATGTTTGGCTGGATGATAGCGGACCCCATCTGCTCCATCTTCATAGCCCTGCTGATAGCGCTCAGTGTGCTGAGTCTGATCAAGGAGTCGATCATGATCCTGATGCAGCGACAGCCCGCCGACCTGGACCGATCGCTGCCGCAGTGCTACCAGAAAGTCACCGGTCTGGCTGGCGTCTATGCTGTGCAGGAGCCGCACTTCTGGACCCTCTGCTCCGATGTCTATGTGGGCGCACTCAAGCTAGAGGTGTCCAAGAACGTCGATCCCAAGTACGTGGTGACGCACACACGGATGATCTTCGAGGCGGTGGGCGTCAAGCAGATCTACATACAGTTGGATTATGTTTGA
- the LOC6728558 gene encoding 40S ribosomal protein S25, with protein sequence MPPKKDAKSSAKQPQKTQKKKEGSGGGKAKKKKWSKGKVRDKLNNQVLFDKATYEKLYKEVPAYKLITPSVVSERLKIRGSLAKRALIELREKGLIKQVVQHHSQVIYTRATKGDEA encoded by the exons ATG CCGCCTAAGAAGGACGCGAAGTCTTCGGCCAAGCAGCCGCAAAAGACACAAAAGAAGAAGGAGGGATCCGGCGGCGGCaaggccaagaagaagaagtggtCCAAGGGAAAAGTCAGGGACAAGCTGAACAACCAGGTGCTGTTCGACAAGGCCACCTACGAGAAGCTGTACAAGGAAGTGCCCGCCTACAAGCTGATCACCCCATCGGTGGTCTCCGAGCGTCTGAAGATCCGCGGCTCCCTGGCCAAGCGTGCTCTCATCGAGCTGCGCGAGAAGG GTCTGATCAAGCAGGTCGTGCAGCATCATTCCCAGGTCATCTACACACGTGCCACCAAGGGTGATGAGGCGTAA
- the LOC6728561 gene encoding succinate dehydrogenase cytochrome b560 subunit, mitochondrial: MLYSLYEIDTIETYFTNVVASLLAVISRSQCTVPSIQVRVKNREMYALSSSLIRSPALRQGLQMAAASRPVSMKVVSVAETQKDESFFEKNERLGRELSPHLTIYQPQLTSMLSICHRGTGLALGVGVWGLGLGALISSHDISHYVTMVEGLQLSGATLTALKFIIAYPAGYHTANGIRHLLWDTGRFLKIKEVYSTGYAMVATSFVLSAILALL, translated from the exons atgcTTTACAGTTTATATGAAATCGATACAATCGAGACTTATTTTACCAACGTAGTGGCATCCCTGCTCGCGGTAATATCGCGCAGTCAGTGTACGGTCCCATCAATACAAGTTCGAGTGAAAAACAGGGAAAT GTATGCACTCTCCAGCTCGTTGATCCGCTCGCCGGCGCTGCGCCAAGGCCTCCAGATGGCCGCTGCCAGCCGCCCGGTGTCGATGAAGGTGGTCTCCGTGGCCGAAACCCAGAAGGACGAGTCGTTCTTCGAGAAGAACGAGCGTTTGGGCAGGGAGCTGTCGCCCCATCTGACCATCTACCAGCCGCAGCTGACCTCCATGCTCTCGATCTGCCACCGCGGCACAGGATTGGCCCTGGGTGTGGGTGTCTGGGGCCTGGGATTGGGCGCTCTGATCTCGTCCCACGACATTAGCCACTATGTCACCATGGTGGAGGGCCTCCAGCTGAGTGGCGCCACTCTGACCGCCCTCAAGTTCATCATCGCCTATCCGGCTGGCTATCACACCGCCAATGGTATTAGGCATCTCCTCTGGGACACCGGACGGTTCCTGAAGATCAAGGAGGTCTACTCCACCGGTTACGCAATGGTCGCCACCTCTTTCGTGCTATCCGCTATCTTGGCCCTGCTCTAA
- the LOC6728560 gene encoding translationally-controlled tumor protein homolog, whose product MKIYKDIITGDEMFADTYKMKLVDDVIYEVYGKLITRQGDDIRLEGANASAEEADEGTDITSESGVDVVLNHRLTECFAFGDKKSYTLYLKDYMKKVLAKLEEKSPDQVDIFKTNMNKAMKDILGRFKELQFFTGESMDCDGMVALVEYREINGDSVPVLMFFKHGLEEEKC is encoded by the coding sequence ATGAAGATCTACAAGGATATCATCACCGGGGACGAGATGTTCGCCGACACCTACAAGATGAAGCTGGTGGATGATGTGATCTACGAGGTGTACGGCAAGCTGATCACCCGCCAGGGTGACGATATCAGGCTAGAGGGCGCCAACGCATCCGCCGAGGAGGCCGACGAGGGCACCGATATCACCTCGGAGTCTGGCGTGGATGTTGTGCTTAACCACCGACTGACGGAGTGCTTCGCCTTCGGCGACAAGAAGTCGTACACCCTCTACCTGAAGGACTACATGAAGAAGGTGCTGGCCAAGCTGGAGGAGAAGTCGCCCGACCAGGTCGACATCTTCAAGACCAACATGAACAAGGCCATGAAGGACATCCTCGGCCGCTTCAAGGAGCTGCAGTTCTTCACCGGCGAATCTATGGACTGCGACGGCATGGTGGCCTTGGTGGAATACCGCGAAATCAACGGCGACAGCGTGCCCGTGCTCATGTTCTTCAAACACGGTCTGGAGGAGGAGAAATGCTAG